CCAAGACCACCCTGTTTTACTATTGCCTGACCCTGGCCTTTATCAACGGGACCCTGGTCGGCCATCACCTGGTCCTGTTTATAATGTTCTGGGGGCTTTCCGGAGCGATGCTCTACTTCTACGGCATTTTACGGGTAGAGGCCAGAAGAATCGCCCGCAAGGCATTCCTGGTCTCCGCTCTGTCTGACGCATTCCTGATTTTTGCTCTCTCGGTGCTGGCCAAGACGGGGGACGGCCTCCCCGGGATCAAAGAGTTGCAGATGGAGTCGGGCAGTCTCTGGAACACCGTCGCCTATCTCGCCCTGGCCTTTGCCGCTTTCGCCAAAGCGGGGTGCTTTCCCCTGCACACCTGGATACCGACCTACTGTGAAAAATCCCCCATGGAATCGGTATATATCCTCCCCGCTTCCTGGGACAAGCTGATCGGGATCTATCTGTTGGCCAGACTCCTGCTGGTGCCGAATGCTCCCTCCCCAGTCCTCCCCATGGTCATCGCCGTGCTGGGGGCCTCCACCATCGTCATCGGGGTGATGATGGCCCTGGTCCAGCACAACGGACGCCGCCTGCTGGGATACCATGCAGTCAGTCAGACCGGCTACATGGTCCTGGGACTGGCCAGCGGCACCGCCATCGGCATCGCCGGGGGGTTGCTCCACATGGTCAACCACTCCATCTATAAATCCACCCTGTTCATGAGTCTGGGAAACGTGGAAGACGCCACCGGCACCGGCGAACTCCAGGAGTTGGGCGGACTGTACCGGCGGATGCCCGGCACATTCATCGGAGCCCTCATCTCGGCGTTATCCATCACCGGCCTTCCCCCCACCAACGGCTTCATATCCAAGGGTCTGGTGTACAGTGGAGTCCTTCTGGCCGCCAGCAAGGCCAGCGGAGTCCCCCGGCTGATCTACCTGGTCTGCCTGGCCTTCGCCCTGCTGGGCACCGCTATGACCATGGCCAGTTTTTTGAAATTCATGTATACCGTTTTCCTGGGAAAAGGGAAAGAAGACTGGTCCAACATCCGGGAAAAAAGCGTCAGTACGGTCCTTCCCCTGCTCCTCAACGCCTCCCTGTGCCTTCTGATCGGACTGTTCTGGAAGAGTTTCCCCCTGGGGATCCTGCGGCCGGTCGTTTCCCTCGCCTCTCTTTCCAACCCGGGAAGTTAT
This genomic interval from Atribacteraceae bacterium contains the following:
- a CDS encoding proton-conducting transporter membrane subunit; protein product: MNLPLVMVILLPLVAAGPAALLSPRLSRWSNLVIASLVLLQVVLLITRTIPEGGLFLGKILGVDFLSALPLLFVNVLSVGFCIFALSRPSKTTLFYYCLTLAFINGTLVGHHLVLFIMFWGLSGAMLYFYGILRVEARRIARKAFLVSALSDAFLIFALSVLAKTGDGLPGIKELQMESGSLWNTVAYLALAFAAFAKAGCFPLHTWIPTYCEKSPMESVYILPASWDKLIGIYLLARLLLVPNAPSPVLPMVIAVLGASTIVIGVMMALVQHNGRRLLGYHAVSQTGYMVLGLASGTAIGIAGGLLHMVNHSIYKSTLFMSLGNVEDATGTGELQELGGLYRRMPGTFIGALISALSITGLPPTNGFISKGLVYSGVLLAASKASGVPRLIYLVCLAFALLGTAMTMASFLKFMYTVFLGKGKEDWSNIREKSVSTVLPLLLNASLCLLIGLFWKSFPLGILRPVVSLASLSNPGSYSFMYTIAIKYLPLVAGGFFFYLFFRLMRYKQLLDQDRIEDPGRSAARGDFFHEIRDMAPLAAIYTAAERRWFDLFEIINILTKRTVAALRILHTGVLSFYSIWIVLGFGVITLFLFFLRGG